From uncultured Desulfobacter sp.:
ACCAATGGAAAAACAAAAATTATTTCAAAAATGCGTTGAGTTTCATGGCCATCTGTGCCCCGGGCTTGCATTCGGATTTCAGGCGGCCATGGCCGGTATGGATTTTCTTTCAGAGTCACGAGCACTGGACGAAGAAATTGTGGCCACTGTTGAAACAGATGCCTGCGGAACTGATGCGATCCAGGTTATTACAGGATGCACCTTTGGCAAGGGCAATTTCATTTTCAAAGATTATGGCAAAACCGCATTTACCTTTGTCAGCAGAAATTCAGGGAAAGGCGTTCGTATTGCTAAAAAATACGACCCAGAACCTCTCCTGGGGACAAGGCATCAAGAATTGATGCAACTGATAAGGGAAAATAAAGCCGGCAAGGCTGATCATGATGAATTCTGGGATCTTCACAGGGCAAAGGCCATGGAAATTCTTGAACAGGCCCCTGAACACCTTTTTACCATCACCCGGATAACGGTAGCCATGCCCCCCAAAGCAAAGATGGAGCCGTCGAATCAGTGTGACAGGTGTAAAGAACCCACCATGGCTTCTAAATTAACCCAGGCTGACGGTCGTTTTCTTTGCCAAGGCTGTATGGCAGACATTGAATTGCAATAGGCTTTAATCCCCTAACGACCAAACAAATTCTTAGGGATTGAATTTTAAAACAGATGTTTATTGACGGGTTTATATAACAGTCATGGGCTGACCCGGGCTATCAACGCTTAATTAAGGCCCAACGCACAACAAAACATGATCGTAATTCAACAGAAAGGCGGACTCTGTGATACGGCGGGCCATTAATTCCATTTTTTTTGACAAGCGGGATTACAAACTCATTGAGATTGTAAACTCGGTGTATGACGAACCCAAAACACTTGGCTACACAGGCAAGTTACTCTATCCTTTTTTTCATCCCCTGGGTATCAAAGAGCTTGCAGAATCCAGGGGCCTTCGTGCTGCATATTCTATTATCAATCTCATGGAGTCCATAAAAAGCGGTGATATCAAAAGCCGTCTTGACGCCCTGGCGGGCCTTAAGGACGATATTGTAGACACCGTTGGCGGCCCCATACCCAAAAATACGTCCAGGGTGCTGCTGCAAATTATGAAAGACCTGGTTCGGGCGAAGGGACAGCCTGAACATCAGCTTAAGCTGGCCCACGATTTCAGAATTGCCGCATTTGGCAAACCCAGGGTTGTCCGAAAATTGCTTGACCACTACCATCTGCTTGAAATGCCCGAAGAGTGGAATCAGATCACCTTTGATGACCATGTCCATGATGCGAACACCTCGGGCAGGAAAAGTGCCACACACCTGATCATGGATGCCTGGATCAAGGGTATTCGAAGACTGCGTGTGATCTACTATCACTATATTGAACCCAAATGCGCACTGGAGCTGATTGAAGCGGCCAGAATCATGGAAATTGATCTGCGAATCGGTATTGAATTCTGGCCCCTTCACCGGGACAGGTATATTTCTCTTATCTGGGTGTCCAGAGGGCTACCCAACCCTGAATCCTTTTTAAGTTTTCTTGCCAGACCATCAGTGATTGAGTTCATGGAACAGGGAAAAACACTTATAAAATTCCAGTTAGATTACCTCTATCTTTTGCTGGACAAATTCAATCAGTCAGGATGCATGAAATTGTGCCGGGATCTTGATATCAGCTTGACGCCAGTGGCGGCTGAAGAATTTCTAGATTTTGTCGGACCTGGTCAGCCAAGCTTTCAATACCTTGCCGAATTTATTCACTCAAAAGTCCTCAATGCCATTCAACTACAAATTTCCCACTTAAAAGAGGGGGAAGACGACCCGGAGGCCAAAACAAATATTGATCGTCTATCCAAAACGATGAATAATTTTTTGGTCAGCGACATTTTAGAGCATTACCTTGATGCCGCAAATTTTTTCAGTGGGCTTTACGATTATGTTAAAGAAAAAGGCGATTGTGCCCCTCCAAGACTTTGTGTACAATTTTGCACGCTTCTGGATCAAATTGGTGAGCTTCTTGATGATTTTCGAATTACCCTTAATCTTGACAGGCTTGGGCCTGAAGATGTGCTTGAACTTTTATATGAAAGCGGCGGAAGAATCTCTAGAATTGAAATTATCAATCTAAAAAAATACAATCCCCTGTACAATGAAATCATGCTTCGCGTCAATGAACTGCAAGCAGCTGTCAATCAGGGGAGTATATTAAAATTAAAGCGTACTATTTCAAAAATTATCGCAGATGTGCAAAAAAAAGGGGCAGATCAAAAGGAAATCCGCCTGAACAAACTGTCTGTGATCCTCAACGACATTGACGAATTCAAACATATGTTTGATGCCCGTCCCATCAAATTAAGAATTGGGTCTGACTCCACAGGGAAGCCGGAACATTACGGTATGGGGTTTGCTGTTATCGATACCCTGCCTTTCAGAGTTCGGCAAAAAATCAGAAAAGAAAAAAGCGGTGGGGTGCGCCTTCCTGTCAATGTTAGAACCAGCCTGTGCACCATAACATCACCGCCTGAATTTCTTTCCAGCGCTATTGCCTGGATACCGGGTATACGCGCGTTATTATCCATCAAAAAAAAGAAGTGGATACCTGAATTTTTCATGCTTCACCCGGTTTCCAAAGGGAATCTGATTACCCTTGGACGATCGGCTTTGGTGGGACAAAAAGATTCTTTTGTTACGGAATCCAGTGAAAAATCCAAGCCCAAAAGATCTTTTAAATACCTTAATACCCCGCTTAAAAATTTTTTCAAGGTCATTGTAGGGTTTATTCCGGCCCAGCTTTGCTTCATGTTGACCAAAGACTGGTGGATTCTATCTTATTTTGGTGCTTTGATCTGGTTTGGAATAACCGGCATACGAAATGTGATTCAGTCCGT
This genomic window contains:
- a CDS encoding FmdE family protein, with translation MPELPMEKQKLFQKCVEFHGHLCPGLAFGFQAAMAGMDFLSESRALDEEIVATVETDACGTDAIQVITGCTFGKGNFIFKDYGKTAFTFVSRNSGKGVRIAKKYDPEPLLGTRHQELMQLIRENKAGKADHDEFWDLHRAKAMEILEQAPEHLFTITRITVAMPPKAKMEPSNQCDRCKEPTMASKLTQADGRFLCQGCMADIELQ